The Micromonospora sp. NBC_01740 genome includes a window with the following:
- a CDS encoding DedA family protein encodes MADWLTQIGELPTTLLMGVLGVVMLFDAVPLLGVLVPGDVAILAAMGVGGPTTGAATFAVVVAGCLAGWSLSFLAGRRYGDRLRHSRLGDWIGEARWAAAEGMLQRGGGRMVLVAPFLPVFNALLPLAAGGLRMSYPRFLGCATLGAAAWAGLYLVLGTASRSLAGLLPGESSPMLVTMAVGLLLAGVVLMGTRRRVRAVTGA; translated from the coding sequence GCTCATGGGGGTGCTCGGGGTGGTGATGCTCTTCGACGCCGTACCGCTGCTCGGGGTGCTGGTCCCCGGCGACGTGGCGATCCTGGCCGCGATGGGCGTCGGCGGCCCGACCACCGGGGCCGCCACCTTCGCCGTGGTGGTGGCCGGCTGCCTCGCCGGCTGGTCGCTGAGCTTCCTCGCCGGTCGCCGGTACGGCGATCGCCTGCGGCACAGCCGCCTCGGCGACTGGATCGGCGAGGCACGCTGGGCGGCGGCGGAGGGGATGCTCCAGCGCGGGGGCGGCCGGATGGTGCTGGTCGCGCCCTTCCTGCCGGTGTTCAACGCGCTGCTGCCGCTGGCGGCGGGCGGGCTGCGGATGTCGTACCCGCGCTTTCTCGGCTGCGCGACGCTCGGCGCGGCGGCCTGGGCCGGGCTCTACCTGGTGCTGGGCACCGCCTCGCGGTCGCTCGCCGGGCTGCTGCCGGGCGAGTCCAGCCCGATGCTGGTCACCATGGCGGTCGGCCTGCTGCTGGCGGGCGTGGTGCTGATGGGCACGCGGCGTCGAGTGCGCGCGGTCACCGGGGCCTGA
- a CDS encoding MBL fold metallo-hydrolase, with translation MTYSGDVTPGGAPAVRELDRLTITKVSVGPMDNNAYLLRCRATGEQVLIDAANEAPRLLELVGDAGLATVVTTHQHMDHWVALEEVVAKTGARPLVHADDAAGLPIEAGTLADGDSVPVGECALEVIHVKGHTPGSIALLYRDPAGSPHLFTGDSLFPGGVGNTDKDPERFSALIDDVEHKLFDRLPDETWFYPGHGKDSTLGAERPALPQWRARGW, from the coding sequence ATGACCTACAGCGGAGACGTCACGCCCGGCGGCGCGCCGGCCGTACGCGAGCTCGACCGGCTCACCATCACGAAGGTGTCGGTGGGCCCGATGGACAACAACGCCTACCTGCTGCGCTGCCGGGCCACCGGCGAGCAGGTGCTGATCGACGCCGCCAACGAGGCGCCCCGGCTGCTCGAACTGGTCGGCGACGCGGGGCTGGCCACGGTGGTCACCACCCACCAGCACATGGACCACTGGGTGGCGCTGGAGGAGGTGGTCGCCAAGACCGGCGCCCGCCCCCTGGTGCACGCCGACGACGCCGCCGGGCTGCCGATCGAGGCCGGGACGCTCGCCGACGGCGACAGCGTGCCCGTGGGCGAGTGTGCGCTGGAGGTCATCCACGTCAAGGGGCACACCCCCGGCTCGATCGCGCTGCTCTACCGCGACCCGGCGGGGTCGCCGCACCTGTTCACCGGCGACAGCCTCTTCCCGGGCGGGGTCGGCAACACCGACAAGGATCCGGAGCGGTTCTCCGCGCTCATCGACGACGTCGAGCACAAGCTCTTCGACCGGCTGCCCGACGAGACCTGGTTCTACCCGGGCCACGGCAAGGACAGCACGCTCGGCGCGGAACGCCCCGCGCTGCCCCAGTGGCGCGCCCGGGGCTGGTGA